One window from the genome of Balaenoptera musculus isolate JJ_BM4_2016_0621 chromosome 3, mBalMus1.pri.v3, whole genome shotgun sequence encodes:
- the PNPLA6 gene encoding patatin-like phospholipase domain-containing protein 6 isoform X3, whose product MGTSRPGPTAISEAALAQWDEVPGVRAPGEGLAERVCDAQPVPFVPQVLGVMIGAGVAVLVTAVLILLLVRRLRVPKTPAPDGPRYRFRKRDKVLFYGRKIMRKVSQSTSSLVDASVSTTSRPRMKKKLKMLNIAKKILRIQKETPTLQRKEPPPAVLEADLTEGDLANSHLPSEVLYMLKNVRVLGHFEKPLFLELCRHMVFQRLSQGDYVFRPGQPDASIYVVQDGLLELCLPAPDGKECVVKEVVPGDSVNSLLSILDVITGHQHPQRTVSARAARDSTVLRLPVEAFSAVFTKYPESLVRVVQIIMVRLQRVTFLALHNYLGLTNELFSHEIQPLRLFPSPGLPARTSPVRGSKRTVSTSATEEPRETPGRPPDPTGAPLPGTAGDPVKPTSLEAPSAPLLSRCISMPVDISGLQGGPRSDFDMAYERGRISVSLQEEASAGLQAALAREAREQPAGACEYSYCEDESATGGCPFGPYQGRQTSSIFEAAKRELAKLMRIEDPSLLNSRVLLHHTKAGTIIARQGDQDVSLHFVLWGCLHVYQRMIDKAEDVCLFVVQPGELVGQLAVLTGEPLIFTLRAQRDCTFLRISKSDFYEIMRAQPSVVLSAAQTVAARMSPFVRQMDFAIDWTAVEAGRALYRQGDRSDCTYIVLNGRLRSVIQRGNGKKELVGEYGRGDLIGVVEALTRQPRATTVHAVRDTELAKLPEGTLGHIKRRYPQVVTRLIHLLSQKILGNLQQLQGPFPAGSGLGVPPPSELTNPASNLATVAVLPVCAEVPMVAFMLELQHALQAIGPTLLLNSDIIRARLGASALDSIQEFRLSGWLAQQEDTHRIVLYQTDASLTPWTLRCLRQADCILIVGLGDQEPTLGQLEQMLENTAVRALKQLVLLHREEGQGPTRTVEWLNMRSWCSGHLHLRCPRRLFSRRSPAKLHELYEKVFSRRADRHSDFSRLARVLTGNTIALVLGGGGARGCSHIGVLKALEEAGVPVDLVGGTSIGSFIGALYAEERSASRTKQRAREWAKSMTSVLEPVLDLTYPVTSMFTGSAFNRSIHRVFQDKQIEDLWLPYFNVTTDITASAMRVHKDGSLWRYVRASMTLSGYLPPLCDPKDGHLLMDGGYINNLPADIARSMGAKTVIAIDVGSQDETDLSTYGDSLSGWWLLWKRLNPWADKIKVPDMAEIQSRLAYVSCVRQLEVVKSSSYCEYLRPPIDCFKTMDFGKFDQIYDVGYQYGKAVFGGWSRGDVIEKMLTDRRSADLNESRRADVLAFPSSGFTDLAEIVSRIEPPTSYVSVSDGCADGEESDCLTEYEEDAGPDCSRDEGGSPEGASPSTASETEEGKSILRHRSCLPQNPPGSADA is encoded by the exons atggggacgTCGAGGCCCGGGCCGACTGCGATCTCGGAGGCGGCCTTGGCTCAGTGGGATGAGGTCCCGGGCGTCCGGGCCCCCGGGGAAGGCTTGGCGGAGCGGGTATGCGATGCGCAGCCAGTGCCGTTCGTCCCGCAGGTGCTGGGTGTGATGATCGGGGCTGGAGTCGCGGTGCTGGTCACGGCCGTGCTCATCCTCCTGCTGGTGCGGAGGCTTCGAGTGCCGA AAACCCCAGCCCCGGATGGCCCGCGGTATCGATTCCGGAAGAGAGATAAAGTGCTTTTCTATGGCCGGAAGATTATGCGGAAG GTATCACAATCCACTTCTTCGCTGGTGGACGCCTCCGTCTCCACCACTTCCCGGCCACGCATGAAGAAGAAActtaagatgctcaacattgctaagaA gATCCTGCGCATCCAGAAAGAGACGCCAACGCTGCAGCGGAAGGAGCCCCCGCCTGCGGTGCTGGAGGCTGACCTGACCGAGGGCGACCTGGCCAACTCCCACCTGCCCTCCGAGGTGCTCTACATGCTCAAGAACGTCCG GGTGCTGGGCCACTTTGAGAAGCCGCTCTTCCTGGAGCTGTGCCGGCACATGGTCTTCCAGCGGCTCAGCCAGGGTGACTACGTCTTCCGGCCAGGCCAGCCCGATGCCAGCATCTACGTGGTGCAGGATGGGCTGCTGGAGCTCTGTCTACCGGCTCCT GATGGCAAGGAGTGTGTGGTGAAGGAAGTGGTTCCTGGGGACAGTGTCAACAGCCTGCTGAGCATCCTGGATGTCATCACC GGTCACCAGCACCCCCAGCGCACTGTGTCCGCTCGGGCGGCCCGAGACTCCACGGTGCTGCGGCTTCCAGTCGAGGCCTTCTCAGCCGTCTTCACCAAGTATCCCGAGAGCTTGGTGCGGGTCGTGCAG ATCATCATGGTGAGGCTGCAGCGGGTCACTTTCCTGGCACTTCACAACTACCTGGGCCTGACCAATGAGCTCTTCAGCCAT gagaTCCAGCCCCTGCGCCTCTTCCCCAGCCCGGGCCTCCCAGCCCGCACCAGCCCTGTGCGTGGCTCCAAGCGGACGGTCAGCACCTCGGCTACTGAGGAGCCGAGGGAGACGCCTGGCCGGCCGCCTGACCCCACCGGGGCCCCACTGCCTGGAACTGCAG GGGACCCAGTGAAGCCCACATCCCTGGAAGCCCCCTCGGCCCCCTTGCTGAGTCGCTGCATCTCGATGCCCGTGGACATCTCAG GCTTGCAGGGTGGCCCTCGCTCGGACTTCGACATGGCATATGAGCGGGGCCGGATCTCCGTGTCCCTGCAGGAAGAGGCCTCAGCGGGGCTCCAGGCAGCCCTGGCTCGG GAGGCCCGGGAGCAGCCAGCCGGCGCCTGTGAATACAGCTACTGTGAGGACGAGTCGGCCACCGGCGGGTGCCCCTTCGGGCCCTACCAGGGCCGCCAGACGAGCAGCATCTTTGAGGCGGCGAAGCGGGAGCTGGCCAAGCTGATGCGGATTGAG gaCCCCTCCCTTTTGAACAGCCGCGTCTTGCTGCATCACACCAAAGCCGGCACCATCATTGCCCGCCAGGGGGACCAG GATGTGAGCCTGCACTTCGTGCTCTGGGGCTGCCTGCACGTCTACCAGCGCATGATCGACAAGGCCGAAGATGTGTGCCTGTTCGTGGTGCAGCCCGGAGAGCTGGTGGGACAGCTGGCCGTGCTTACCGGCGAGCCCCTCATCTTCACGCTGCGAGCCCAGCGTGATTGCACCTTCCTGCGGATCTCCAAGTCCGACTTCTATGA GATCATGCGTGCACAGCCCAGTGTAGTGCTGAGCGCCGCGCAGACCGTGGCCGCGAGGATGTCACCCTTCGTGCGCCAGATGGACTTCGCCATCGACTGGACAGCGGTGGAGGCGGGACGCGCACTGTACAG GCAGGGCGACCGCTCCGACTGCACCTACATCGTGCTCAATGGGCGTCTGCGAAGTGTCATCCAGCGTGGCAACGGCAAGAAGGAGCTGGTGGGCGAGTACGGCCGCGGGGATCTCATAGGAGTG GTGGAGGCGCTGACCAGGCAGCCACGTGCCACGACGGTGCACGCGGTGCGCGACACAGAGCTGGCCAAACTCCCCGAGGGCACCCTGGGCCACATCAAACGTCGATACCCGCAG GTCGTGACCCGCCTCATCCACCTGCTGAGCCAGAAAATTCTGGGGAATTTGCAGCAGCTGCAAGGACCCTTCCCAG CAGGTTCGGGACTAGGCGTTCCCCCTCCCTCGGAGCTCACCAACCCAGCCAGCAACCTGGCAACAGTGGCAGTGCTGCCCGTGTGTGCCGAGGTGCCCATGGTGGCCTTCATGCTGGAGCTGCAGCATGCTTTGCAAGCCATCG GCCCCACACTTCTCCTCAACAGTGACATCATCCGGGCGCGCCTGGGGGCCTCTGCGCTGGAcag cATCCAAGAATTCCGGCTGTCGGGGTGGCTGGCCCAGCAGGAGGACACGCACCGCATCGTGCTCTACCAGACAGACGCATCGCTGACGCCCTGGACCTTGCGCTGCCTGCGCCAGGCCGACTGCATCCTCATCGTGGGCCTTGGCGACCAGGAGCCCACGCTTGGCCAG CTGGAGCAGATGCTGGAGAACACGGCAGTGCGCGCCCTCAAGCAGCTGGTCTTGCTGCACCGCGAGGAGGGCCAGGGCCCCACGCGCACAGTGGAGTGGCTCAACATGCGCAGCTGGTGCTCGGGGCACCTGCATCTGCGCTGTCCGCGCCGCCTCTTCTCGCGCCGCAGCCCCGCCAAGCTG CACGAGCTCTACGAGAAGGTTTTCTCGAGGCGCGCAGACCGGCACAGCGACTTCTCCCGCCTGGCGCGGGTGCTCACAGGCAACACCATCGCCTTGGtgctgggcgggggcggggccag GGGCTGCTCACACATCGGGGTGCTGAAGGCATTAGAGGAGGCGGGGGTCCCCGTCGACCTGGTGGGCGGCACGTCCATCGGCTCCTTCATCGGGGCCCTGTACGCCGAGGAGCGGAGCGCCAGCCGCACTAAGCAGCGGGCCCGGGAGTGGGCCAAG AGCATGACTTCAGTTCTGGAGCCCGTGCTGGACCTCACCTACCCCGTCACCTCCATGTTCACGGGGTCGGCCTTCAACCGCAGCATCCACCGTGTCTTCCAGGACAAGCAGATCGAG GACCTGTGGCTGCCGTACTTCAACGTGACCACGGACATCACCGCCTCGGCCATGCGTGTCCACAAAGATG GCTCCCTGTGGCGATACGTGCGTGCCAGCATGACACTCTCAGGATACCTGCCGCCACTGTGCGACCCCAAGGACGGGCACCTCCTCATGGACGGCGGCTACATCAACAACCTGCCAG CGGACATTGCTCGCAGCATGGGTGCCAAGACGGTCATCGCCATCGACGTGGGAAGCCAGGATGAGACGGACCTCAGCACCTACGGGGACAGCCTCTCTGGTTGGTGGCTGCTGTGGAAGCGGCTGAACCCCTGGGCAGACAAGATCAAGGTTCCAGACATGGCCGAGATCCAGTCTCGCCTGGCCTATGTGTCCTGCGTGCGGCAGCTGGAGGTCGTGAAGTCCAGCTCGTACTGCGAGTACCTGCGCCCACCCATTGACTGCTTCAAGACCATGGACTTTGGGAAGTTCGACCAGATCTAT GATGTGGGCTACCAGTACGGGAAGGCCGTGTTTGGGGGCTGGAGCCGGGGCGACGTCATTGAAAAGATGCTCACGGACCGACGGTCTGCAGATCTTAACGAGAGCCGCCGTGCAGAC GTGCTCGCCTTCCCCAGCTCCGGCTTCACCGACTTGGCGGAGATCGTGTCCCGGATCGAGCCCCCCACGAGCTATGTTTCTGTTTCCGACGGCTGTGCAGATG GGGAAGAGTCGGACTGCCTGACGGAGTACGAGGAGGACGCAGGACCAGACTGCTCGCGGGACGAAGGGGGCTCTCCGGAGGGCGCGAGCCCCAGCACTGCCTCCGAGACG GAGGAGGGCAAGTCGATCCTCCGGCACCGGAGCTGTCTGCCGCAGAACCCCCCCGGATCTGCGGATGCCTGA
- the PNPLA6 gene encoding patatin-like phospholipase domain-containing protein 6 isoform X2, translating into MGTSRPGPTAISEAALAQWDEVPGVRAPGEGLAERVCDAQPVPFVPQVLGVMIGAGVAVLVTAVLILLLVRRLRVPKTPAPDGPRYRFRKRDKVLFYGRKIMRKVSQSTSSLVDASVSTTSRPRMKKKLKMLNIAKKILRIQKETPTLQRKEPPPAVLEADLTEGDLANSHLPSEVLYMLKNVRVLGHFEKPLFLELCRHMVFQRLSQGDYVFRPGQPDASIYVVQDGLLELCLPAPDGKECVVKEVVPGDSVNSLLSILDVITGHQHPQRTVSARAARDSTVLRLPVEAFSAVFTKYPESLVRVVQIIMVRLQRVTFLALHNYLGLTNELFSHEIQPLRLFPSPGLPARTSPVRGSKRTVSTSATEEPRETPGRPPDPTGAPLPGTAGDPVKPTSLEAPSAPLLSRCISMPVDISGLQGGPRSDFDMAYERGRISVSLQEEASAGLQAALARTPTQEAREQPAGACEYSYCEDESATGGCPFGPYQGRQTSSIFEAAKRELAKLMRIEDPSLLNSRVLLHHTKAGTIIARQGDQDVSLHFVLWGCLHVYQRMIDKAEDVCLFVVQPGELVGQLAVLTGEPLIFTLRAQRDCTFLRISKSDFYEIMRAQPSVVLSAAQTVAARMSPFVRQMDFAIDWTAVEAGRALYRQGDRSDCTYIVLNGRLRSVIQRGNGKKELVGEYGRGDLIGVVEALTRQPRATTVHAVRDTELAKLPEGTLGHIKRRYPQVVTRLIHLLSQKILGNLQQLQGPFPGSGLGVPPPSELTNPASNLATVAVLPVCAEVPMVAFMLELQHALQAIGPTLLLNSDIIRARLGASALDSIQEFRLSGWLAQQEDTHRIVLYQTDASLTPWTLRCLRQADCILIVGLGDQEPTLGQLEQMLENTAVRALKQLVLLHREEGQGPTRTVEWLNMRSWCSGHLHLRCPRRLFSRRSPAKLHELYEKVFSRRADRHSDFSRLARVLTGNTIALVLGGGGARGCSHIGVLKALEEAGVPVDLVGGTSIGSFIGALYAEERSASRTKQRAREWAKSMTSVLEPVLDLTYPVTSMFTGSAFNRSIHRVFQDKQIEDLWLPYFNVTTDITASAMRVHKDGSLWRYVRASMTLSGYLPPLCDPKDGHLLMDGGYINNLPADIARSMGAKTVIAIDVGSQDETDLSTYGDSLSGWWLLWKRLNPWADKIKVPDMAEIQSRLAYVSCVRQLEVVKSSSYCEYLRPPIDCFKTMDFGKFDQIYDVGYQYGKAVFGGWSRGDVIEKMLTDRRSADLNESRRADVLAFPSSGFTDLAEIVSRIEPPTSYVSVSDGCADGEESDCLTEYEEDAGPDCSRDEGGSPEGASPSTASETEEGKSILRHRSCLPQNPPGSADA; encoded by the exons atggggacgTCGAGGCCCGGGCCGACTGCGATCTCGGAGGCGGCCTTGGCTCAGTGGGATGAGGTCCCGGGCGTCCGGGCCCCCGGGGAAGGCTTGGCGGAGCGGGTATGCGATGCGCAGCCAGTGCCGTTCGTCCCGCAGGTGCTGGGTGTGATGATCGGGGCTGGAGTCGCGGTGCTGGTCACGGCCGTGCTCATCCTCCTGCTGGTGCGGAGGCTTCGAGTGCCGA AAACCCCAGCCCCGGATGGCCCGCGGTATCGATTCCGGAAGAGAGATAAAGTGCTTTTCTATGGCCGGAAGATTATGCGGAAG GTATCACAATCCACTTCTTCGCTGGTGGACGCCTCCGTCTCCACCACTTCCCGGCCACGCATGAAGAAGAAActtaagatgctcaacattgctaagaA gATCCTGCGCATCCAGAAAGAGACGCCAACGCTGCAGCGGAAGGAGCCCCCGCCTGCGGTGCTGGAGGCTGACCTGACCGAGGGCGACCTGGCCAACTCCCACCTGCCCTCCGAGGTGCTCTACATGCTCAAGAACGTCCG GGTGCTGGGCCACTTTGAGAAGCCGCTCTTCCTGGAGCTGTGCCGGCACATGGTCTTCCAGCGGCTCAGCCAGGGTGACTACGTCTTCCGGCCAGGCCAGCCCGATGCCAGCATCTACGTGGTGCAGGATGGGCTGCTGGAGCTCTGTCTACCGGCTCCT GATGGCAAGGAGTGTGTGGTGAAGGAAGTGGTTCCTGGGGACAGTGTCAACAGCCTGCTGAGCATCCTGGATGTCATCACC GGTCACCAGCACCCCCAGCGCACTGTGTCCGCTCGGGCGGCCCGAGACTCCACGGTGCTGCGGCTTCCAGTCGAGGCCTTCTCAGCCGTCTTCACCAAGTATCCCGAGAGCTTGGTGCGGGTCGTGCAG ATCATCATGGTGAGGCTGCAGCGGGTCACTTTCCTGGCACTTCACAACTACCTGGGCCTGACCAATGAGCTCTTCAGCCAT gagaTCCAGCCCCTGCGCCTCTTCCCCAGCCCGGGCCTCCCAGCCCGCACCAGCCCTGTGCGTGGCTCCAAGCGGACGGTCAGCACCTCGGCTACTGAGGAGCCGAGGGAGACGCCTGGCCGGCCGCCTGACCCCACCGGGGCCCCACTGCCTGGAACTGCAG GGGACCCAGTGAAGCCCACATCCCTGGAAGCCCCCTCGGCCCCCTTGCTGAGTCGCTGCATCTCGATGCCCGTGGACATCTCAG GCTTGCAGGGTGGCCCTCGCTCGGACTTCGACATGGCATATGAGCGGGGCCGGATCTCCGTGTCCCTGCAGGAAGAGGCCTCAGCGGGGCTCCAGGCAGCCCTGGCTCGG ACCCCTACTCAGGAGGCCCGGGAGCAGCCAGCCGGCGCCTGTGAATACAGCTACTGTGAGGACGAGTCGGCCACCGGCGGGTGCCCCTTCGGGCCCTACCAGGGCCGCCAGACGAGCAGCATCTTTGAGGCGGCGAAGCGGGAGCTGGCCAAGCTGATGCGGATTGAG gaCCCCTCCCTTTTGAACAGCCGCGTCTTGCTGCATCACACCAAAGCCGGCACCATCATTGCCCGCCAGGGGGACCAG GATGTGAGCCTGCACTTCGTGCTCTGGGGCTGCCTGCACGTCTACCAGCGCATGATCGACAAGGCCGAAGATGTGTGCCTGTTCGTGGTGCAGCCCGGAGAGCTGGTGGGACAGCTGGCCGTGCTTACCGGCGAGCCCCTCATCTTCACGCTGCGAGCCCAGCGTGATTGCACCTTCCTGCGGATCTCCAAGTCCGACTTCTATGA GATCATGCGTGCACAGCCCAGTGTAGTGCTGAGCGCCGCGCAGACCGTGGCCGCGAGGATGTCACCCTTCGTGCGCCAGATGGACTTCGCCATCGACTGGACAGCGGTGGAGGCGGGACGCGCACTGTACAG GCAGGGCGACCGCTCCGACTGCACCTACATCGTGCTCAATGGGCGTCTGCGAAGTGTCATCCAGCGTGGCAACGGCAAGAAGGAGCTGGTGGGCGAGTACGGCCGCGGGGATCTCATAGGAGTG GTGGAGGCGCTGACCAGGCAGCCACGTGCCACGACGGTGCACGCGGTGCGCGACACAGAGCTGGCCAAACTCCCCGAGGGCACCCTGGGCCACATCAAACGTCGATACCCGCAG GTCGTGACCCGCCTCATCCACCTGCTGAGCCAGAAAATTCTGGGGAATTTGCAGCAGCTGCAAGGACCCTTCCCAG GTTCGGGACTAGGCGTTCCCCCTCCCTCGGAGCTCACCAACCCAGCCAGCAACCTGGCAACAGTGGCAGTGCTGCCCGTGTGTGCCGAGGTGCCCATGGTGGCCTTCATGCTGGAGCTGCAGCATGCTTTGCAAGCCATCG GCCCCACACTTCTCCTCAACAGTGACATCATCCGGGCGCGCCTGGGGGCCTCTGCGCTGGAcag cATCCAAGAATTCCGGCTGTCGGGGTGGCTGGCCCAGCAGGAGGACACGCACCGCATCGTGCTCTACCAGACAGACGCATCGCTGACGCCCTGGACCTTGCGCTGCCTGCGCCAGGCCGACTGCATCCTCATCGTGGGCCTTGGCGACCAGGAGCCCACGCTTGGCCAG CTGGAGCAGATGCTGGAGAACACGGCAGTGCGCGCCCTCAAGCAGCTGGTCTTGCTGCACCGCGAGGAGGGCCAGGGCCCCACGCGCACAGTGGAGTGGCTCAACATGCGCAGCTGGTGCTCGGGGCACCTGCATCTGCGCTGTCCGCGCCGCCTCTTCTCGCGCCGCAGCCCCGCCAAGCTG CACGAGCTCTACGAGAAGGTTTTCTCGAGGCGCGCAGACCGGCACAGCGACTTCTCCCGCCTGGCGCGGGTGCTCACAGGCAACACCATCGCCTTGGtgctgggcgggggcggggccag GGGCTGCTCACACATCGGGGTGCTGAAGGCATTAGAGGAGGCGGGGGTCCCCGTCGACCTGGTGGGCGGCACGTCCATCGGCTCCTTCATCGGGGCCCTGTACGCCGAGGAGCGGAGCGCCAGCCGCACTAAGCAGCGGGCCCGGGAGTGGGCCAAG AGCATGACTTCAGTTCTGGAGCCCGTGCTGGACCTCACCTACCCCGTCACCTCCATGTTCACGGGGTCGGCCTTCAACCGCAGCATCCACCGTGTCTTCCAGGACAAGCAGATCGAG GACCTGTGGCTGCCGTACTTCAACGTGACCACGGACATCACCGCCTCGGCCATGCGTGTCCACAAAGATG GCTCCCTGTGGCGATACGTGCGTGCCAGCATGACACTCTCAGGATACCTGCCGCCACTGTGCGACCCCAAGGACGGGCACCTCCTCATGGACGGCGGCTACATCAACAACCTGCCAG CGGACATTGCTCGCAGCATGGGTGCCAAGACGGTCATCGCCATCGACGTGGGAAGCCAGGATGAGACGGACCTCAGCACCTACGGGGACAGCCTCTCTGGTTGGTGGCTGCTGTGGAAGCGGCTGAACCCCTGGGCAGACAAGATCAAGGTTCCAGACATGGCCGAGATCCAGTCTCGCCTGGCCTATGTGTCCTGCGTGCGGCAGCTGGAGGTCGTGAAGTCCAGCTCGTACTGCGAGTACCTGCGCCCACCCATTGACTGCTTCAAGACCATGGACTTTGGGAAGTTCGACCAGATCTAT GATGTGGGCTACCAGTACGGGAAGGCCGTGTTTGGGGGCTGGAGCCGGGGCGACGTCATTGAAAAGATGCTCACGGACCGACGGTCTGCAGATCTTAACGAGAGCCGCCGTGCAGAC GTGCTCGCCTTCCCCAGCTCCGGCTTCACCGACTTGGCGGAGATCGTGTCCCGGATCGAGCCCCCCACGAGCTATGTTTCTGTTTCCGACGGCTGTGCAGATG GGGAAGAGTCGGACTGCCTGACGGAGTACGAGGAGGACGCAGGACCAGACTGCTCGCGGGACGAAGGGGGCTCTCCGGAGGGCGCGAGCCCCAGCACTGCCTCCGAGACG GAGGAGGGCAAGTCGATCCTCCGGCACCGGAGCTGTCTGCCGCAGAACCCCCCCGGATCTGCGGATGCCTGA